In Rathayibacter sp. VKM Ac-2762, one DNA window encodes the following:
- a CDS encoding exodeoxyribonuclease III: MRIATWNVNSIRARTGRVVDWLVREDVDVLAMQELKCKPEQFPHEAFADAGYHVEMVGLSQWNGVGIASRLPMEDVQIGFPGMPGFAKEAAADGSYPLEARAIGATVDGVRVWSLYVPNGRAVDDPHYLYKLEWLAALEASTREWLAAEPDLPLALVGDWNVAPLDSDVGDPSLGPGSTHVSIPERAAFAAFEDAGLRDVVRPLVPEGYTYWDYKQLRFPRNEGLRIDFVLGSPAFGELVTGASIHRDERKGDAPSDHVPVVVDLDLETTLDDDRPMIF, translated from the coding sequence ATGCGCATCGCCACCTGGAACGTGAACTCCATCCGGGCCCGCACCGGCCGCGTCGTCGACTGGCTCGTGCGCGAGGACGTGGACGTCCTCGCCATGCAGGAGCTCAAGTGCAAGCCCGAGCAGTTCCCGCACGAGGCCTTCGCCGACGCCGGGTACCACGTCGAGATGGTCGGGCTCAGCCAGTGGAACGGCGTCGGCATCGCCTCGCGCCTGCCGATGGAGGACGTGCAGATCGGCTTCCCGGGCATGCCCGGCTTCGCGAAGGAGGCGGCGGCCGACGGCTCCTACCCGCTCGAGGCCCGCGCGATCGGCGCGACGGTCGACGGCGTGCGCGTCTGGAGCCTCTACGTCCCGAACGGCCGCGCGGTCGACGACCCGCACTACCTCTACAAGCTCGAGTGGCTCGCGGCCCTCGAGGCGAGCACCCGCGAGTGGCTGGCCGCCGAGCCCGACCTGCCGCTCGCCCTGGTCGGCGACTGGAACGTCGCGCCGCTCGACAGCGACGTGGGCGACCCGAGCCTCGGCCCCGGATCCACGCACGTCTCGATCCCCGAGCGCGCCGCCTTCGCCGCCTTCGAGGACGCGGGCCTGCGCGACGTCGTCCGCCCGCTCGTGCCCGAGGGCTACACCTACTGGGACTACAAGCAGCTCCGCTTCCCGCGCAACGAGGGGCTGCGGATCGACTTCGTGCTCGGCTCCCCCGCGTTCGGCGAGCTCGTCACCGGCGCCTCGATCCACCGCGACGAGCGCAAGGGCGACGCCCCGAGCGACCACGTCCCGGTGGTGGTCGACCTCGACCTGGAGACGACCCTCGACGACGACCGCCCGATGATCTTCTGA
- a CDS encoding ABC transporter ATP-binding protein, with translation MILLRLASAYAKPYARWVAAVVVLQLVATLAALYLPSLNAEIIDQGIGRGDTDFIWGTGMTMLGVCVVQVAAAIGAVYFGARTAMSVGRDLRRDVYRRVDSLSGLEVGGFGTATLITRGTNDVQQVQMLVLMTLNFMVSAPIMCVGGIVFALREDAGLSWLVWVSVPLLFVVVGFLVFLLLPLFRLMQDRIDGINSVLREQITGIRVVRAFVREPFESERYRKANAAITEVSIKVGNIFVLMFPAIMMILHLATAAVLWFGGQRVDAGQMQVGSLTAFLQYLLQILTAVMMGVFMVMMIPRAVVCAERIQQVLDARTSLTTPQGGVPTPARGRVEFSGVVFGYPGAERPVLSGIDIVAEPGRTTAVVGSTGAGKTTLLGLVPRLFDPQEGTVTIDGVPVSSLDRAQLAEVIGLVPQRPYLFSGTIASNLRFGRPDATDAELWEALRIAQGEDFVRSKEHGLDEPVSQGGTNVSGGQRQRLCIARALVAKPRVYLFDDSFSALDVATDARLRESLADATTDATVIIVAQRVSTIRHADQIVVLDAGRVVGRGTHDELLETNATYREIVESQLSVEGVS, from the coding sequence ATGATCCTGCTCCGCCTCGCCTCCGCCTACGCGAAGCCCTACGCGCGCTGGGTGGCCGCCGTCGTCGTGCTGCAGCTCGTCGCGACGCTCGCCGCGCTCTACCTGCCGAGCCTCAACGCCGAGATCATCGACCAGGGCATCGGCCGCGGCGACACCGACTTCATCTGGGGAACCGGCATGACCATGCTCGGCGTCTGCGTCGTGCAGGTCGCCGCGGCGATCGGAGCCGTCTACTTCGGCGCCCGCACCGCCATGTCCGTCGGCCGCGACCTGCGCCGCGACGTCTACCGCCGCGTCGACTCGCTCAGCGGGCTCGAGGTCGGCGGCTTCGGCACGGCCACCCTGATCACCCGCGGCACGAACGACGTGCAGCAGGTGCAGATGCTCGTGCTGATGACCCTCAACTTCATGGTGTCCGCGCCGATCATGTGCGTCGGTGGCATCGTCTTCGCCCTGCGCGAGGACGCCGGCCTCTCCTGGCTGGTCTGGGTGTCGGTGCCGCTGCTGTTCGTCGTGGTCGGCTTCCTGGTGTTCCTGCTGCTGCCGCTGTTCCGCCTCATGCAGGACCGGATCGACGGGATCAACAGCGTGCTCCGCGAGCAGATCACGGGCATCCGCGTGGTGCGCGCCTTCGTGCGCGAGCCGTTCGAGTCCGAGCGGTACCGCAAGGCCAACGCGGCGATCACCGAGGTGTCGATCAAGGTCGGCAACATCTTCGTGCTGATGTTCCCCGCGATCATGATGATCCTGCACCTGGCCACCGCGGCCGTGCTGTGGTTCGGCGGGCAGCGGGTCGACGCCGGTCAGATGCAGGTGGGCTCGCTCACCGCGTTCCTGCAGTACCTCCTCCAGATCCTCACCGCCGTGATGATGGGCGTCTTCATGGTGATGATGATCCCGCGCGCGGTCGTCTGCGCCGAGCGGATCCAGCAGGTGCTCGACGCCCGCACCAGCCTCACCACGCCCCAGGGGGGAGTCCCGACGCCCGCGCGCGGCCGCGTCGAGTTCTCCGGGGTCGTCTTCGGCTACCCGGGGGCCGAGCGCCCCGTGCTCTCGGGCATCGACATCGTCGCGGAGCCGGGCCGCACCACGGCCGTCGTCGGCTCCACCGGCGCCGGCAAGACCACCCTGCTCGGCCTCGTGCCGCGCCTGTTCGACCCGCAGGAGGGCACCGTCACGATCGACGGCGTGCCCGTCTCCTCCCTCGACCGGGCGCAGCTCGCCGAGGTGATCGGGCTCGTGCCCCAGCGCCCCTACCTCTTCTCGGGGACGATCGCCTCGAACCTGCGCTTCGGCCGCCCCGACGCGACGGACGCCGAGCTGTGGGAGGCGCTGCGCATCGCACAGGGCGAGGACTTCGTGCGGAGCAAGGAGCACGGGCTCGACGAGCCGGTCTCGCAGGGCGGCACCAACGTCTCCGGCGGGCAGCGCCAGCGGCTCTGCATCGCGCGGGCCCTCGTCGCGAAGCCGCGGGTCTACCTGTTCGACGACTCGTTCTCGGCGCTCGACGTCGCGACCGATGCGCGGCTGCGGGAGTCGCTGGCCGACGCCACCACCGACGCGACCGTGATCATCGTGGCCCAGCGGGTGTCGACCATCCGCCACGCCGACCAGATCGTCGTGCTCGACGCGGGCCGCGTCGTCGGCCGCGGCACGCACGACGAGCTCCTCGAGACGAACGCGACCTACCGCGAGATCGTCGAATCCCAGCTGAGCGTCGAAGGAGTGTCCTGA